In Xanthomonas sacchari, a genomic segment contains:
- a CDS encoding response regulator produces the protein MSALRGLRILVVENDEMNATLLELQLAQAGAEVVGIAASVQHALALIDSERPDRAVLDFRLSAGETSEPVARALSERGTPFVLATGVAADALPPGFAAGVVLTKPYLSEQLIRALQDAHAKMTARP, from the coding sequence ATGTCGGCATTGCGGGGCCTGCGTATCCTGGTGGTCGAGAACGACGAGATGAACGCCACGCTGCTGGAGTTGCAGCTTGCCCAGGCCGGTGCCGAGGTGGTCGGCATCGCCGCCAGCGTGCAGCACGCCCTTGCACTGATCGACAGCGAACGCCCCGACCGGGCCGTGCTCGACTTCCGGCTCTCCGCTGGCGAGACCAGCGAGCCGGTGGCCAGGGCGTTGAGCGAACGCGGCACTCCCTTCGTGCTCGCCACCGGCGTGGCCGCCGACGCTCTGCCCCCCGGCTTTGCCGCCGGCGTGGTGCTGACCAAGCCGTATCTGTCAGAGCAGTTGATCCGGGCGTTGCAGGACGCTCACGCCAAGATGACCGCACGCCCCTGA